A genomic segment from Glycine soja cultivar W05 chromosome 18, ASM419377v2, whole genome shotgun sequence encodes:
- the LOC114396523 gene encoding laccase-17-like, which yields MDFPHFPSFASLRVLLFCFCVMTLFPEFVVSITRHYTFNVEYLNVTRLCHTRNILSVNGKFPGPRLVAREGDRVVVKVVNHVSNNVTIHWHGIRQMTTGWADGPAYVTQCPIQTNQSYTYNFTIVGQRGTLLWHAHISWLRATIYGPIIILPKQNESYPFEKPHKEIPILFGEWFNVDPEAVISQALQTGGGPNVSDAYTINGLPGPLYNCSSKDTYTLKVKPGKTYLLRLINAALNEELFFSIANHTLTVVEADAKYTKPFDTDTLLIAPGQTTNVFLKTKPYFPNATFQMAARPYFTGRGTFDNSTTAGTLIYKQHSNVKNLTLLKPTLPPINATSFVANFTAKFRSLASAKFPVKVPQKVDRKFFFTVGLGTNPCPKNTTCQGPSNNTKFAASVNNISFALPSSVSIMQAYYSSQANGVFKTDFPATPLNPFNYTGTPPNNTMVTNDTKLVVLKFNTSVELVLQDTSILGAESHPLHLHGYDFFVVGQGFGNYDPNNDPARFNLIDPVERNTAGVPAGGWIAIRFFADNPGVWFMHCHLDLHTSWGLRMAWLVLDGPEPNQKLQPPPSDLPKC from the exons ATGGATTTCCCCCACTTTCCTTCATTTGCATCTCTCAGAGTTCTTCTGTTTTGTTTCTGCGTTATGACATTGTTTCCTGAGTTTGTAGTGAGCATAACAAGGCACTACACCTTTAAC GTCGAGTACCTGAACGTCACTAGATTGTGCCACACAAGGAATATTCTGAGTGTGAATGGAAAATTCCCAGGACCTCGCTTGGTGGCAAGGGAAGGCGATAGGGTTGTGGTTAAGGTGGTCAACCATGTCTCAAACAATGTAACCATTCATTG GCATGGCATCCGTCAAATGACAACTGGGTGGGCTGATGGACCAGCATATGTGACACAGTGTCCTATACAAACCAACCAGTCATACACATACAACTTCACCATCGTTGGGCAGAGAGGGACTCTGCTTTGGCATGCTCACATATCATGGCTAAGAGCAACCATTTATGGACCCATCATCATCCTCCCCAAGCAGAACGAGTCTTATCCATTCGAGAAGCCACACAAAGAAATCCCCATTCTTTTTG GGGAATGGTTTAATGTTGACCCAGAAGCTGTTATAAGTCAAGCCTTGCAGACAGGAGGGGGACCCAATGTTTCAGATGCATACACCATTAATGGACTTCCCGGGCCTTTGTATAATTGTTCTTCTAAAG ATACATACACACTAAAGGTGAAGCCAGGCAAGACATATCTGCTAAGACTAATCAATGCTGCACTCAACGAAGAGCTTTTCTTCAGCATAGCTAACCACACCCTAACTGTGGTTGAAGCGGATGCCAAATACACCAAACCATTTGACACAGACACACTCCTCATAGCCCCTGGCCAAACCACAAACGTGTTTCTCAAAACCAAGCCATATTTTCCCAATGCCACATTCCAAATGGCTGCTAGGCCTTATTTCACAGGCCGTGGCACCTTTGACAACTCCACAACCGCAGGTACCCTCATCTACAAGCAACATTCCAATGTCAAAAATCTCACCCTTCTCAAACCAACTTTGCCACCAATAAACGCCACAAGCTTTGTGGCAAACTTCACTGCAAAATTCAGAAGCTTGGCAAGTGCTAAATTCCCTGTCAAGGTACCTCAAAAAGTGGACAGAAAATTTTTCTTCACTGTGGGGCTAGGGACTAATCCTTGCCCCAAAAACACAACATGCCAAGGGCCAAGTAATAACACCAAATTTGCAGCCTCAGTGAACAACATTTCTTTTGCACTTCCATCATCTGTTTCCATCATGCAGGCATACTATTCTAGCCAGGCCAATGGGGTTTTCAagactgattttcctgccaccCCTTTGAACCCTTTCAACTACACAGGAACACCTCCAAACAACACAATGGTCACCAATGACACAAAGCTGGTGGTGCTCAAGTTTAACACCAGTGTGGAGTTGGTGCTGCAGGACACTAGTATTCTTGGGGCTGAGAGCCATCCCTTGCATCTTCATGGTTATGACTTCTTTGTTGTGGGGCAAGGGTTTGGAAACTATGATCCCAACAATGACCCTGCAAGGTTTAATCTGATTGACCCTGTTGAGAGGAACACTGCTGGTGTTCCTGCTGGTGGTTGGATTGCTATTCGATTCTTTGCAGACAACCCAG GGGTGTGGTTCATGCACTGTCACTTGGACCTCCACACAAGTTGGGGATTGAGAATGGCATGGCTAGTACTAGATGGACCTGAGCCCAACCAGAAGCTTCAACCACCCCCTTCTGATCTTCCAAAATGTTGA